Proteins co-encoded in one Equus caballus isolate H_3958 breed thoroughbred chromosome 31, TB-T2T, whole genome shotgun sequence genomic window:
- the LOC100063808 gene encoding UL16-binding protein 1, which produces MGWTAGIKFTPGLLLLLLLPQRDCPRAAHAHSLCYDFTILPKASPGQSWCEAQGQVDEKTFLSYDCGSQEVKSLSLLGEEVKGTRAWQEQMETLRDVGDFLRQQLLDLKLEKYTDRDPLPLQGRMLCQREANGRTRASWQFGSQGQTFLLFDSENRTWTVLHPRGRRMKEKWESDRDVTEFFRKISMGDCRSWLESFLVHWEKMLETTASPTMAPATASSRATAVMPSTWVLAVTMLTCSLLLGL; this is translated from the exons ATGGGGTGGACTGCGGGCATCAAGTTCACTCCgggcctcctgctcctgctcctgctcccgcAGCGGGACTGTCCCCGGGCGGCAC ATGCTCACTCTCTTTGCTATGACTTCACTATCCTCCCTAAGGCCAGCCCTGGACAATCCTGGTGTGAGGCTCAAGGCCAGGTCgatgaaaagacttttctttcctaTGACTGTGGCAGCCAGGAGGTCAAATCCTtgagtctcctgggagaggaggTAAAAGGCACGAGGGCCTGGCAGGAACAGATGGAAACACTGAGAGACGTGGGGGACTTTCTCAGACAGCAACTGCTGGACCTTAAACTAGAGAAATACACGGACAGGG ACCCTCTCCCGCTGCAGGGCAGGATGCTGTGTCAGCGTGAAGCCAATGGACGCACGCGCGCATCCTGGCAGTTCGGCTCCCAAGGACAGACTTTCCTCCTCTTTGACTCGGAGAACAGAACCTGGACTGTGCTTCACCCTAGAGGCAGACGGATGAAAGAGAAGTGGGAGAGTGACAGGGATGTGACAGAGTTCTTCAGGAAGATCTCCATGGGAGACTGCAGGAGCTGGCTTGAAAGTTTCCTGGTGCACTGGGAGAAAATGCTGGAGACAACAG cCTCACCAACCATGGCCCCAGCTACGGCCTCATCCAGGGCCACGGCCGTCATGCCCAGCACCTGGGTCCTCGCGGTGACCATGCTCACCTGCTCTCTTCTCCTTGGCCTCTGA